The Sphingopyxis fribergensis genome contains a region encoding:
- a CDS encoding biotin--[acetyl-CoA-carboxylase] ligase — MAVGHRLSVHSGAGGRIGRRRRGAVLIPPIERIAQTGSTNADLLARLAAGEHVGEGHWLIADRQTAGRGRLGRGWNDGQGNFMGSTVVHLTIGDPSAATLALVAGVALAKTVTALAPQVPAQLKWPNDLLIDGAKCAGILMERTGNSVVIGIGVNLIAAPELPDRPTAILAGKGAAIDRDHFAGALGIAMIDALWTWRQEGVASIVRAWIPQAHPVGTPLRVSEQGIDGFFDGLAEDGALRLRRDGGETMLVHAGDVELRRPVEERE, encoded by the coding sequence GTGGCTGTCGGTCATCGGCTATCTGTTCATTCCGGTGCTGGCGGTCGTATCGGCCGGCGCCGCCGCGGTGCTGTTCTGATACCGCCGATCGAGCGGATAGCGCAGACAGGTTCGACCAACGCCGACCTGCTGGCGCGGCTGGCAGCGGGCGAGCATGTCGGCGAAGGCCATTGGCTGATCGCCGACCGCCAGACTGCCGGACGCGGCCGTCTTGGTCGCGGCTGGAACGACGGGCAGGGCAATTTTATGGGCTCGACCGTGGTTCATCTGACAATCGGCGATCCGTCGGCGGCCACGCTGGCGCTGGTTGCAGGAGTTGCGCTCGCCAAGACCGTTACGGCGCTTGCGCCTCAGGTTCCCGCGCAGCTCAAATGGCCGAACGACTTGCTGATCGATGGCGCGAAATGCGCGGGCATATTGATGGAACGCACGGGCAACTCGGTGGTGATCGGCATCGGCGTCAATTTGATCGCAGCACCCGAACTACCCGACCGCCCGACAGCGATACTGGCAGGCAAGGGCGCCGCCATCGACCGCGATCATTTTGCTGGCGCGCTCGGCATCGCGATGATCGATGCGCTGTGGACCTGGCGGCAGGAAGGCGTCGCGAGCATCGTGCGTGCGTGGATTCCGCAGGCGCATCCCGTCGGTACGCCGCTTCGCGTGTCCGAACAGGGCATCGACGGCTTTTTCGACGGGCTTGCCGAGGATGGCGCGCTGCGCTTGCGCCGCGACGGCGGCGAGACCATGCTGGTTCATGCCGGAGACGTCGAACTGCGCCGTCCGGTCGAGGAGAGGGAATAG
- a CDS encoding type III pantothenate kinase translates to MLLAIDVGNTNAKFALFRGAELLARWRIATDDRRTADEYMVWLDQLMRIEGHDRADVEAVIISTVVPRALHNLQLLAVKYFGVDALVAGREPVTWGIALKVDEPQSVGADRAVNAISAQAVEPGKDKLVISFGTATTLDHIGADGAYLGGIIAPGVNLSLEALVAAAAKLPRIAIEAPATSSVIGRTTESQMLIGVYWGYVSMMEGLIARMKAEIGKPLTVIATGGLATLFQEQAHLFDRIEPDLTLNGLMHLYNQWKTMI, encoded by the coding sequence ATGCTGCTCGCGATCGACGTCGGCAACACCAACGCCAAATTCGCGTTGTTCCGCGGCGCCGAGCTGCTCGCGCGCTGGCGCATCGCGACCGACGACCGGCGCACCGCCGACGAATATATGGTCTGGCTCGACCAGCTGATGCGCATCGAGGGGCACGACCGCGCGGATGTCGAAGCGGTGATCATCTCGACCGTCGTGCCGCGCGCGCTCCACAATCTGCAACTGCTCGCCGTCAAATATTTTGGCGTCGACGCGCTGGTTGCCGGGCGCGAGCCGGTGACCTGGGGTATCGCGCTCAAAGTCGACGAACCGCAGTCGGTCGGCGCCGACCGCGCGGTCAACGCCATCTCCGCGCAGGCGGTAGAGCCCGGCAAGGACAAGCTCGTCATCAGCTTCGGCACCGCGACGACCCTCGATCATATCGGCGCCGACGGTGCATATCTCGGCGGCATCATCGCGCCTGGCGTCAATCTTTCGCTCGAAGCACTGGTTGCGGCTGCAGCCAAACTCCCGCGCATCGCGATCGAAGCGCCGGCAACGAGCAGCGTTATCGGGCGCACTACCGAAAGTCAGATGCTGATCGGCGTCTATTGGGGCTATGTCTCGATGATGGAGGGTCTGATCGCACGCATGAAAGCCGAAATCGGCAAACCACTCACCGTGATCGCCACCGGCGGCCTCGCGACGCTTTTTCAGGAACAGGCACATCTGTTCGATCGTATCGAACCCGACCTGACGCTCAACGGCCTGATGCACCTCTATAATCAATGGAAGACAATGATATGA
- a CDS encoding ribonuclease J has protein sequence MTTPGKELLFLALGGSGEIGMNANLYGCDGKWIMLDLGVTFGTHDYPGIDIIMPDLEFIEDRKKDLLGIVLTHGHEDHIGALPYLAADLGVPLYANRFTAGLIAGKLIEEGLEKQVKVHVVDIDAKFQLGPFGIRFLPLAHSILEMSAAVIDTPYGRVFHTGDWKLDDDPVLGTPSSAAALTKLGDEGIDVLVGDSTNAFNPEASGSEGGLFDGLLAAVGAAKGRVIVTTFASNAARLKTLGEVAKATGRTLCVAGRSLDRILGVARSVGYLEDFPPTVDFDEAMRLPRNKVMVIATGGQGEPRAALARMAADGHQIKLEAGDTVVFSSKQIPGNEVAIGRIMNQLAAKDVLTVTEKQAHIHVSGHPGQPELAALYGWLRPNLVVPVHGEIRHMHEQARFALERGVPDALIQENGDLVRLAPGPAKIVERVHSGRLILDGDVILPADGETINERRKLSLHGHITVAVIFTGKRFTEAAISYRGVPVEDEREAFIDEMREAAQQAATGPARDEEKLREAIRLGVRRIATDWTGKKPVVDVMLVTI, from the coding sequence ATGACGACTCCGGGTAAGGAGCTACTCTTCCTCGCATTGGGCGGGTCCGGCGAGATCGGCATGAATGCCAATCTCTATGGCTGCGACGGCAAATGGATCATGCTCGACCTCGGCGTGACCTTTGGCACCCATGATTATCCCGGCATCGATATCATCATGCCCGACCTCGAATTTATCGAGGACCGCAAAAAGGATCTGCTCGGCATCGTGCTGACCCACGGGCACGAGGATCATATCGGGGCCCTGCCCTATCTCGCCGCCGACCTTGGCGTGCCGCTTTATGCCAACCGCTTCACCGCGGGGCTGATCGCCGGCAAGCTGATCGAGGAGGGGCTGGAGAAACAGGTCAAGGTTCATGTCGTCGATATCGACGCGAAGTTCCAACTCGGCCCATTCGGTATCCGTTTCCTGCCGCTCGCGCACTCGATCCTCGAGATGAGCGCGGCCGTTATCGATACGCCCTATGGTCGCGTCTTTCACACCGGCGACTGGAAACTCGACGACGATCCGGTGCTCGGAACCCCGTCGTCGGCGGCAGCGCTCACCAAGCTTGGCGACGAAGGCATCGACGTGCTGGTCGGCGATTCGACCAACGCCTTCAATCCCGAGGCGTCGGGCAGCGAAGGCGGGCTGTTCGACGGTCTGTTGGCCGCGGTCGGCGCGGCAAAGGGCAGGGTGATCGTCACAACCTTTGCCTCCAACGCGGCGCGGCTAAAGACGCTTGGCGAAGTCGCCAAGGCGACCGGGCGCACGCTGTGCGTCGCAGGTCGTTCGCTCGACCGAATCCTCGGCGTCGCGCGTTCGGTCGGTTACCTCGAGGATTTCCCGCCGACGGTCGATTTCGACGAAGCGATGCGGCTGCCGCGCAACAAGGTCATGGTGATCGCGACGGGGGGGCAGGGTGAACCCCGTGCTGCGCTGGCGCGCATGGCCGCTGACGGCCACCAGATCAAGCTGGAAGCGGGCGACACCGTCGTATTCTCGTCGAAGCAGATTCCGGGCAACGAGGTCGCGATCGGGCGGATCATGAACCAGCTTGCGGCCAAGGACGTGCTGACGGTCACCGAGAAACAGGCGCATATCCACGTCAGCGGCCATCCGGGACAGCCCGAACTCGCCGCGCTTTACGGCTGGCTGCGGCCCAATCTGGTTGTGCCCGTGCATGGCGAAATTCGCCACATGCACGAACAGGCGCGTTTCGCGCTTGAACGCGGCGTGCCGGACGCCCTGATCCAGGAAAATGGCGACCTCGTCCGCCTTGCGCCCGGACCGGCCAAGATCGTCGAGCGTGTTCATTCGGGCCGCCTGATCCTAGACGGCGACGTGATCCTTCCTGCCGATGGCGAGACGATCAACGAGCGGCGCAAGCTGTCGCTTCACGGTCATATCACGGTTGCGGTCATCTTTACCGGCAAGCGCTTTACCGAGGCCGCGATCAGCTACCGCGGCGTGCCCGTCGAGGACGAGCGCGAAGCCTTTATCGACGAAATGCGCGAAGCCGCGCAGCAGGCCGCGACCGGCCCGGCGCGCGACGAGGAAAAGCTGCGCGAGGCGATCCGCCTCGGCGTTCGCCGCATCGCCACCGACTGGACGGGGAAAAAGCCCGTCGTCGACGTGATGCTCGTTACCATCTGA
- a CDS encoding DUF1467 family protein: MKWTSALAIYLLFWAFSAFFVLPFHGRRASDDATPLVRGQEPGAPAVLRPKRILLQMTIAATIAFVLYYLAYVNGWADPDVLSGRA; encoded by the coding sequence ATGAAATGGACCTCGGCGCTCGCGATCTACCTGCTGTTCTGGGCGTTCAGCGCCTTTTTCGTGCTTCCCTTCCATGGCCGCCGCGCGAGCGATGACGCGACGCCGCTGGTCAGGGGACAGGAACCGGGCGCACCCGCGGTCCTTCGGCCCAAGCGCATCCTTCTGCAGATGACGATCGCCGCGACGATTGCGTTCGTCCTTTATTATCTCGCTTATGTGAACGGCTGGGCCGACCCTGACGTGCTTAGCGGCCGAGCTTGA
- a CDS encoding Rap1a/Tai family immunity protein, whose translation MTQLIILALLAGMAPTGSAGAQVRESLAGGNSYYNQCVAGPKDYSACIGYFMGIADAPIMNAGKSPEEALYCLPAGASYEQHRDVFHKFLRDNPQIRQISTHHLFMMAMNATFPCKSSPALSIDPNTGGLYISAPKPR comes from the coding sequence ATGACGCAGTTGATTATTCTGGCCCTGCTTGCGGGAATGGCGCCGACGGGAAGCGCGGGCGCCCAGGTCCGCGAGAGCCTTGCGGGCGGCAATTCCTATTACAATCAATGCGTCGCGGGCCCGAAAGACTATAGTGCCTGCATCGGCTATTTCATGGGCATCGCTGACGCGCCGATCATGAACGCGGGAAAATCGCCCGAGGAGGCCCTATATTGCCTGCCCGCAGGCGCGTCGTACGAGCAGCATCGTGACGTTTTTCACAAATTTCTTCGCGACAACCCGCAGATCCGGCAAATCTCCACGCACCATCTGTTTATGATGGCGATGAATGCCACCTTCCCTTGCAAGAGTTCGCCCGCGCTCTCGATCGATCCGAACACCGGCGGCCTGTATATTTCAGCGCCCAAACCTCGATGA
- a CDS encoding Lrp/AsnC family transcriptional regulator: MASQKFDQIDLQILGELQKNGRMTNVELAQMVGLTAPPCLRRVRALEESGVIRSYHADLDPAKLGYGITVFAMVSLRSQAESDLKAFEDYVGGLAEVRECYMLNGEIDFLLKVVARDLQSFQSFLTAHLTSAPNVTSVKTSLTIRTAKQLAGIPVEP, from the coding sequence ATGGCTAGTCAGAAATTCGATCAGATTGATTTGCAGATATTGGGCGAGCTGCAAAAAAACGGGCGGATGACGAATGTCGAACTGGCACAGATGGTGGGGCTCACGGCTCCACCCTGTCTTCGCCGTGTCCGCGCGCTTGAGGAGTCGGGGGTAATCCGGTCTTATCACGCCGACCTCGACCCGGCGAAGCTCGGCTATGGCATCACCGTCTTTGCGATGGTCAGCCTGCGTAGCCAGGCCGAATCCGACTTGAAGGCGTTCGAAGACTATGTCGGCGGGCTCGCCGAGGTGCGCGAATGCTATATGCTTAACGGCGAGATCGACTTTTTGCTAAAGGTCGTGGCGCGCGATTTGCAGAGCTTTCAGTCATTCCTGACCGCGCATCTGACGTCGGCACCCAATGTTACCAGCGTGAAGACGTCGCTGACGATTCGCACGGCAAAGCAGCTGGCGGGAATTCCCGTCGAGCCCTGA
- a CDS encoding histidine kinase dimerization/phospho-acceptor domain-containing protein produces MTADSMIATILRQAPADRRASIIAWRQLSDILAQRGNQLSDDDIRRSLHALAVLRPRVPESVRRDCARAIARHGRFAPLVALYANDVPAVSAIMLREARLAEADWLALLPATNAMARSVLAGRTDLPHGVNRALASLGSASVALPQPEVVEQEAPAPAQPIAPEPVAADAPSQISELVRRIDKYQSTRAQPGPSRAPRAAFLFETGPDGVIHWVEGVTRGAVIGLSIAEAAFGGEPGTDGVAAGAFRQRAEIINARMLLEGTAADAGEWRFSALPWFDPATGQFRGYRASARRPHRNEMPYGRPAPEDSGDSIRQLIHELRSPLNAISGFAQIISGQMFGPVSSGYRSMAETIVGDAASVQSIIDDLETAARSGTARVDAPSEEVVDIGAIVTQVESELADLLADQRVDLSISRVGGPFLGHSSDADVRRMVGRLLTALVDVSEPGAILVGQLVTESRHDDMLQLRIVRPATIRFATSAELLDPGFSPEGEAPGAAVLSLGFSLRLVDSLARASGGRLDIGHNALTLHLPSANSKAEAGLEAQQGE; encoded by the coding sequence GTGACTGCTGACTCGATGATTGCGACCATCTTGCGCCAGGCGCCTGCGGATCGCCGCGCGAGTATCATCGCGTGGCGCCAACTCTCCGATATTCTGGCGCAGCGCGGCAATCAACTGTCCGATGACGATATTCGCCGCAGCCTGCACGCGCTCGCCGTATTGCGGCCGCGCGTTCCCGAATCCGTGCGCCGAGACTGCGCGCGCGCGATCGCGCGCCATGGGCGTTTTGCGCCGCTCGTCGCGCTCTACGCCAATGATGTTCCAGCGGTTTCCGCGATCATGCTGCGCGAAGCGCGGCTTGCCGAAGCCGACTGGCTTGCGCTGCTGCCCGCGACGAATGCGATGGCGCGATCGGTTCTGGCGGGGCGCACCGATCTGCCGCACGGCGTCAATCGCGCGCTTGCCAGCCTCGGCAGTGCGTCGGTCGCGCTGCCTCAGCCCGAAGTCGTGGAGCAGGAAGCCCCGGCTCCGGCGCAGCCGATCGCGCCCGAACCTGTTGCTGCAGACGCTCCGAGCCAGATCAGCGAACTCGTCCGCCGGATCGACAAATATCAGTCGACTCGCGCTCAGCCGGGCCCATCGCGCGCGCCGCGCGCGGCGTTCCTGTTCGAAACCGGCCCTGATGGCGTGATCCATTGGGTCGAAGGGGTCACGCGCGGTGCAGTGATCGGCCTGTCGATCGCCGAGGCGGCGTTCGGCGGCGAACCTGGCACAGATGGCGTGGCCGCCGGGGCCTTTCGCCAGCGCGCCGAGATCATCAACGCGCGCATGCTGCTGGAAGGCACCGCGGCGGACGCCGGCGAATGGCGCTTTTCGGCGCTCCCTTGGTTCGACCCCGCCACAGGGCAGTTCCGCGGTTATCGCGCGAGCGCGCGCCGCCCGCACCGCAATGAAATGCCCTATGGTCGGCCTGCACCCGAGGATTCGGGCGACTCGATCCGCCAACTGATCCACGAACTGCGCAGCCCGCTGAATGCCATATCGGGCTTTGCGCAGATCATTTCGGGGCAGATGTTCGGGCCGGTGAGTTCGGGCTATCGATCGATGGCCGAAACGATCGTCGGCGATGCCGCGTCGGTCCAGTCGATCATCGACGATCTCGAAACCGCGGCGCGCAGCGGCACGGCGCGTGTCGATGCGCCGTCGGAAGAGGTCGTCGATATCGGCGCAATCGTCACGCAGGTCGAAAGCGAACTGGCGGACCTCCTCGCCGATCAGCGCGTCGATCTCAGCATTTCGCGCGTTGGGGGGCCGTTCCTTGGCCATTCCAGCGATGCCGATGTGCGCCGGATGGTCGGCCGCCTGCTTACCGCGCTGGTCGATGTGTCCGAACCGGGGGCAATATTGGTCGGGCAATTGGTGACCGAATCGCGGCACGACGACATGCTCCAACTGCGCATCGTCCGCCCCGCGACGATCCGCTTTGCGACATCGGCGGAGCTGCTCGATCCCGGCTTCAGCCCCGAGGGTGAGGCGCCCGGCGCAGCAGTGCTCAGCCTCGGTTTCTCGCTCCGCCTGGTCGACAGTCTGGCGCGGGCAAGTGGCGGACGCCTCGATATCGGGCATAACGCCTTGACCTTGCACCTCCCCTCCGCCAACTCGAAGGCCGAAGCCGGGCTGGAGGCCCAGCAAGGCGAGTAG
- a CDS encoding polysaccharide deacetylase family protein gives MVQPAGNFFAYPVASDRIALEADERPRFWVTIDTEEDFDWAAPFARTGYGLASVPALAECQAYFERAAVRPIYLVDWPIVADDRAVDILGTAQDGGRCEIGAQLHPWVNPPYDEDVNERNSYTGNLPTNLQRAKMTALRDAIEGRFGIVPTVYRAGRYGLGPDSAAMLAELGFRCDTSVRSGFDYRAGHGPDYRAAPLHPWWVHTGQGAMLEIPVTTVFGGFFGNAGRSIYHRVARNGTHAGAALARLGLVERIALTPEGIPAERACRAIDIAVEARLPVLNFSFHSPSLQPGNTPYVRSIADLELFYRWWDVVLDHLARRGVEATTAAEILAMAERKAVTTSTS, from the coding sequence ATGGTGCAGCCTGCGGGCAATTTCTTTGCATATCCGGTGGCGTCGGATCGGATCGCGCTGGAAGCGGACGAACGGCCGCGCTTCTGGGTTACGATCGATACCGAAGAGGATTTCGACTGGGCCGCGCCCTTCGCGCGAACCGGTTACGGGCTCGCCTCGGTCCCCGCGCTCGCCGAGTGCCAGGCCTATTTCGAACGCGCCGCAGTTCGGCCCATCTATCTGGTCGATTGGCCGATCGTTGCCGACGACCGTGCCGTGGACATTCTCGGCACAGCGCAGGACGGCGGCCGCTGCGAGATCGGGGCGCAGCTCCATCCCTGGGTAAACCCGCCTTATGATGAGGATGTCAACGAACGCAACAGCTATACGGGGAACCTGCCGACCAATTTGCAGCGCGCGAAAATGACCGCGCTGCGCGATGCGATCGAGGGCCGTTTCGGCATCGTGCCCACCGTCTATCGCGCCGGGCGATATGGCCTCGGTCCCGATAGCGCGGCGATGCTCGCCGAACTCGGGTTCCGCTGCGACACGTCGGTGCGCAGCGGGTTCGACTATCGCGCGGGGCACGGCCCCGACTATCGCGCCGCGCCGCTGCATCCCTGGTGGGTGCACACCGGGCAGGGCGCGATGTTGGAGATTCCGGTCACCACGGTCTTCGGCGGGTTTTTCGGCAACGCAGGCCGCAGCATCTACCACCGCGTTGCACGCAACGGCACGCACGCAGGCGCCGCGCTCGCGCGTCTCGGCCTAGTCGAGCGGATCGCGCTGACGCCCGAGGGAATTCCCGCCGAACGCGCGTGTCGGGCGATCGATATCGCCGTCGAGGCGCGCCTGCCGGTACTCAACTTCTCCTTCCATTCGCCGTCGCTGCAACCCGGCAACACGCCCTATGTCCGCAGCATTGCCGATCTCGAGCTATTCTATCGCTGGTGGGACGTGGTGCTCGATCACCTCGCCCGTCGCGGCGTCGAAGCGACGACAGCCGCCGAAATATTAGCGATGGCCGAGCGAAAGGCTGTGACAACATCCACATCCTGA
- a CDS encoding M20 family peptidase, translating into MGKRRTVLLGGLAIVAVVAGMVAVRTATFAPKDIADGSDIRLAAAPTYDLDAAVGHLSAAAQIKTISHQDPAENDIAEWDRLHSWLAATYPATHRAMTRTILPNRTLIYHWRGSDASLAPIIVMAHQDVVPVTEGTENDWNYPPFAGTIAEKAVWGRGTVDDKGSLIGLFEAIEALATDGFQPKRGIYLVSGHDEEAGGSGAVAAAAKLKAEGVRALYTLDEGSVVLRDTPVIDGPAILIGVAEKGYATLKVTANAPGGHSSMPPAETGVTTLARAVLAITEKPFPIEMRGPGAAMIEALAAHKGGTTELAVANQWLLGSVLKKQLSASPSSAAAFHTTIAPTMLQGSPKENVLPQSAIALINYRIAPWNSSADVMARARAAVGDAPVELSWIKRPNEPSRVSSSKSQGWKYVVAAARADAPDAVVAPYLVVAATDSRSMEPISDDVYRFMPMHFTLKETAMIHGTNEHMTIDSFKRMIDFYARLIATSAG; encoded by the coding sequence ATGGGGAAGCGGCGGACGGTTTTGCTTGGCGGTCTTGCGATCGTTGCGGTGGTCGCAGGAATGGTGGCGGTACGGACGGCGACCTTTGCGCCAAAGGACATCGCCGACGGCAGCGATATTCGTCTCGCCGCAGCGCCGACCTATGATCTCGATGCCGCAGTCGGGCATCTCAGCGCCGCGGCGCAGATCAAGACGATTTCGCATCAGGACCCGGCCGAGAATGACATTGCCGAATGGGACCGGCTGCACAGCTGGCTCGCAGCGACCTATCCGGCGACGCACCGCGCGATGACGCGCACCATCCTGCCGAACCGCACGCTTATCTATCATTGGCGGGGCAGCGACGCGTCGCTCGCGCCGATCATCGTCATGGCGCATCAGGACGTCGTGCCGGTTACCGAGGGCACCGAAAATGACTGGAACTATCCACCCTTCGCGGGGACGATCGCCGAAAAGGCGGTATGGGGCCGCGGAACGGTGGACGACAAGGGTTCGCTCATCGGCCTCTTCGAAGCGATCGAGGCACTCGCTACAGACGGGTTCCAGCCCAAGCGCGGTATCTACCTCGTGTCGGGGCATGACGAAGAGGCCGGCGGATCGGGCGCCGTTGCGGCCGCCGCCAAGCTGAAGGCCGAGGGCGTGCGCGCGCTGTACACGCTCGACGAGGGTAGCGTGGTGTTGCGCGATACGCCTGTAATCGACGGGCCCGCCATCCTGATCGGTGTTGCCGAGAAGGGCTATGCGACGCTGAAGGTCACCGCCAATGCGCCCGGCGGGCACAGCTCGATGCCGCCGGCCGAAACCGGCGTGACGACGCTGGCGCGCGCGGTGCTCGCGATCACCGAAAAACCCTTCCCGATCGAGATGCGCGGCCCCGGTGCGGCGATGATCGAGGCGCTCGCCGCACATAAGGGGGGTACGACCGAGTTGGCAGTCGCGAACCAGTGGCTACTCGGCTCGGTGCTCAAAAAGCAGCTTTCGGCGTCGCCATCGTCGGCTGCGGCCTTTCACACCACCATCGCACCGACGATGTTGCAGGGGAGCCCGAAGGAGAATGTACTGCCGCAATCGGCGATCGCGTTGATCAATTACCGCATTGCGCCTTGGAACAGCTCGGCCGACGTCATGGCGCGCGCCAGGGCGGCGGTCGGCGATGCTCCGGTCGAGCTCAGCTGGATCAAGCGGCCGAACGAACCGTCACGCGTGTCGTCGAGTAAGTCGCAGGGCTGGAAATATGTAGTAGCGGCAGCACGCGCCGATGCGCCCGATGCCGTGGTCGCGCCCTATCTGGTCGTCGCGGCGACCGACAGCCGCAGCATGGAGCCGATTTCCGACGATGTGTATCGTTTCATGCCGATGCACTTCACGCTGAAGGAAACCGCAATGATCCACGGTACCAACGAGCATATGACGATCGACAGCTTCAAGCGGATGATCGATTTCTATGCGCGACTGATCGCGACCTCGGCGGGATAA
- a CDS encoding M20/M25/M40 family metallo-hydrolase, whose product MKISRTSAGLAGIAVLLLSTAATAQTAPSAAELAQQGDDPAWAITEGLTTEIGPRQAATEAEAAARRWGVKRLTEMGFQNVREEPFMMQTWVRGAEEATLVGPFQPQKLHITALGTSASTGPKGLEGDVVYFASYDALVAAPDNLVKGKIVFIDHQMKAAQDGSGYGQYGRARFTGANVAAKKGAVAVVIRSIGTDSHRNPHTGGTNFEAGVKPIPAGALSNPDADQLVRQWKRVEAGRAAAPLRLKLLLTPRNLGQQRSGNVIAEVAGSDPTASPVIVACHLDSWDLGTGAIDDAAGCGIITAAAKHVMTAGQPRRTIRILWAGAEEVGVFGGKAYFDAHGREKHAVALESDFGADRVWRVDFKLPDSAKALSDRIAAAVAPFGVVRGKQPANGGADIGSLVAAGVPAIDLAQDGTRYFDLHHTPDDTLDKIDPAQLRQNVTVWAATLAILANSTNAELP is encoded by the coding sequence ATGAAAATCTCCCGCACCTCCGCCGGCCTTGCCGGGATCGCCGTCCTCCTTCTCTCAACCGCCGCAACGGCTCAGACGGCGCCGAGCGCCGCCGAACTGGCGCAGCAGGGCGATGATCCGGCCTGGGCGATCACCGAAGGGCTGACGACCGAAATCGGCCCGCGGCAGGCGGCGACCGAGGCCGAGGCGGCGGCCCGGCGCTGGGGCGTCAAGCGGCTCACCGAAATGGGGTTCCAGAATGTGCGCGAAGAACCCTTCATGATGCAGACTTGGGTGCGCGGCGCCGAAGAAGCGACGCTGGTCGGCCCGTTCCAGCCGCAGAAGCTCCACATCACCGCGCTCGGCACCAGCGCCTCGACGGGCCCCAAGGGGCTGGAGGGCGATGTCGTCTATTTCGCGAGCTATGACGCGCTCGTCGCGGCGCCCGACAATCTCGTAAAAGGAAAGATCGTCTTTATCGATCATCAGATGAAAGCCGCGCAGGACGGCAGCGGCTATGGTCAATATGGCCGCGCGCGCTTTACCGGCGCGAATGTCGCGGCAAAGAAAGGCGCGGTCGCCGTCGTGATCCGCTCGATCGGAACCGACAGCCACCGCAATCCGCACACCGGCGGCACCAATTTCGAGGCCGGCGTCAAGCCAATCCCCGCCGGCGCGCTTTCCAATCCCGACGCCGACCAGCTGGTAAGGCAATGGAAACGCGTCGAGGCGGGCCGAGCCGCCGCGCCGCTGCGGTTGAAACTGCTCCTGACGCCGCGGAACCTCGGGCAGCAGCGATCGGGCAATGTCATCGCCGAGGTGGCGGGCAGCGACCCCACCGCCAGCCCGGTGATCGTCGCGTGCCATCTCGACAGCTGGGATCTGGGCACCGGGGCGATCGACGATGCTGCGGGTTGCGGCATCATCACTGCCGCCGCCAAGCATGTGATGACCGCCGGCCAGCCGCGCCGCACGATCCGCATCCTGTGGGCGGGCGCCGAGGAAGTCGGCGTATTCGGCGGCAAGGCCTATTTCGATGCGCATGGGAGAGAGAAGCACGCCGTCGCGCTCGAATCCGACTTTGGCGCCGACCGCGTGTGGCGTGTCGACTTCAAGCTGCCCGATAGCGCCAAGGCGCTCTCCGACCGGATTGCCGCTGCCGTCGCGCCGTTCGGGGTCGTCCGCGGCAAGCAGCCCGCCAACGGCGGCGCCGACATTGGCTCGCTTGTCGCAGCCGGCGTTCCGGCGATCGATCTGGCCCAGGATGGCACGCGTTATTTCGATTTGCACCACACGCCCGACGACACGCTCGACAAGATCGACCCCGCGCAATTGCGGCAAAATGTGACAGTTTGGGCCGCGACTCTGGCGATTCTAGCGAACAGTACGAACGCCGAGCTTCCCTAG